One Paenisporosarcina sp. FSL H8-0542 genomic region harbors:
- a CDS encoding spore germination protein — protein MGFFEKKINNKIQPNSTSTSQRTNKSPTKYIKPNLQENIQIIKDSLGESSDIIIREINIGKDGSIKAAIIYTDGLTDTPSLQNFILETLMLDTKGTELQEKISPEQNLISVLKDFAMTVGDIKDLTDFDVLFTGLLSGDTVILIDGYKQGLIISNRHWVDRGVTEASSQMVVRGPRESFSENLRVNTALVRRKIKDPNLWMESKIIGKRTKTNVAVMYMNGIANDKIVKEVCLRLDKIKIDAILESGNIEELIEDAPLSPFPTVFNTERPDIVAAALLEGRIAILVDGTPFVLIVPAVFVQFFQSSEDYYQRADIASLIRLLRFFAFAIALLAPSLFIAITTFHHSMLPPALLISLTAQREGVPFPAFVEAIIMEVTFELLREAGIRMPRNIGAAMSIVGAFVIGTAAVEAGIISAAMVIVVSITAISSFVSPTYDLAIAVRMLRFVFMAIAASFGLFGITIGLIALILHLCSLRSFGIPYMSPLAPFNISDQKDTFIRLPKWKMFTRPRLINQQNMTRQKDSASAKPQPTKNEEYERE, from the coding sequence AATAATAAAATACAACCCAATTCTACTTCAACTAGTCAAAGGACGAATAAAAGTCCAACAAAATATATAAAACCAAATCTTCAAGAGAATATACAAATAATTAAAGATTCACTTGGGGAAAGCTCTGATATTATCATTCGAGAAATTAATATTGGAAAAGATGGATCCATTAAAGCCGCTATCATATATACAGATGGGTTAACTGACACACCATCATTACAAAACTTCATTTTGGAAACGCTCATGTTGGATACCAAAGGGACGGAATTGCAGGAAAAGATATCTCCAGAACAAAATCTTATTAGCGTTTTAAAAGATTTTGCCATGACAGTAGGGGATATAAAAGATTTAACCGATTTCGATGTGCTTTTTACTGGTCTTTTATCGGGAGATACGGTTATTTTAATCGATGGTTATAAGCAAGGTTTAATCATTTCCAACAGACATTGGGTTGATCGGGGAGTAACCGAAGCATCATCTCAGATGGTAGTCAGGGGACCACGCGAAAGTTTCTCCGAAAATTTGCGTGTAAATACAGCCTTAGTTCGCAGGAAAATTAAAGACCCAAATCTTTGGATGGAATCAAAAATTATTGGAAAACGAACGAAAACGAACGTTGCCGTGATGTATATGAACGGCATTGCAAATGACAAAATAGTGAAAGAAGTCTGTTTGCGTTTGGATAAAATAAAAATTGATGCAATTCTTGAAAGTGGAAACATTGAGGAGTTGATTGAGGATGCACCTTTATCACCTTTTCCCACAGTTTTTAATACAGAACGTCCAGATATAGTCGCTGCGGCACTATTGGAAGGGCGCATAGCTATTTTAGTTGATGGAACACCCTTTGTACTGATTGTTCCAGCAGTATTTGTTCAATTTTTTCAATCTTCCGAGGACTACTATCAACGTGCAGATATTGCGAGTCTTATTCGGCTTCTTCGTTTTTTTGCATTTGCAATTGCTTTATTGGCACCATCATTATTTATTGCAATCACCACTTTTCATCACTCAATGCTACCACCTGCACTCCTTATCAGTTTGACAGCCCAACGGGAAGGCGTCCCATTTCCGGCATTTGTTGAAGCAATAATAATGGAAGTCACCTTTGAACTTTTGCGTGAAGCAGGTATAAGAATGCCTAGAAACATCGGTGCAGCCATGTCTATAGTAGGGGCATTTGTTATTGGAACAGCAGCCGTTGAAGCAGGCATAATTTCTGCTGCGATGGTCATCGTAGTTTCAATAACAGCCATTTCAAGTTTTGTTTCCCCTACTTATGACTTGGCTATCGCTGTCAGGATGTTGCGCTTTGTATTTATGGCAATCGCAGCATCGTTCGGTTTGTTTGGAATTACGATAGGTTTAATTGCTCTTATTCTGCATTTATGCAGTTTACGTTCTTTTGGCATACCATATATGTCTCCATTAGCTCCATTTAATATTTCCGATCAAAAGGACACGTTTATTCGTTTGCCTAAATGGAAAATGTTTACTCGACCTCGCCTAATCAATCAACAAAATATGACTCGTCAAAAAGATTCCGCCTCTGCAAAACCACAACCAACAAAAAATGAGGAGTATGAAAGGGAGTAA